From a region of the Seleniivibrio woodruffii genome:
- a CDS encoding DUF1566 domain-containing protein, which translates to MRKMIFVIFTIALPILFGCDGGDGDMVSSPPSATFPLKKTGQTSSYIYPDDGYFQRGVTPSYTRDSETGIVTDNVTGLMWQDNVLSSSMQWETAIATCEDLSLGGYDDWRLPTIEEIESIIDYGHYDPAIDPIFVRTASNTYWSHTAHVNSFYAWRINFKNGFSSKDGKNSNNNVMCVRGTAYPDAEFVRDSATQIVVDKRTGLMWQDDELGVKSWGDAINYCFDKRLGGYRDWRLPNIREQLSIVDRGRSYPAIYPVFVHVGSGLNYHWSSTRVTNDDFLWIVKFSEGNSYGDRMPSYNYVRCVRVGQ; encoded by the coding sequence ATGCGAAAGATGATTTTTGTTATATTTACAATAGCATTACCGATACTGTTCGGTTGTGACGGTGGCGATGGTGATATGGTTTCCAGCCCACCTTCTGCCACATTCCCATTGAAAAAGACCGGACAGACATCCTCGTATATTTACCCCGATGACGGATATTTTCAGAGAGGTGTTACACCAAGTTATACAAGAGACAGCGAAACAGGTATTGTGACAGATAATGTTACTGGTCTCATGTGGCAGGATAATGTCTTGAGTTCATCAATGCAATGGGAAACAGCTATCGCAACATGTGAGGATCTGTCTCTGGGCGGATACGATGACTGGAGGCTGCCTACTATAGAAGAAATTGAATCAATAATTGACTATGGACACTATGATCCGGCAATAGATCCAATATTTGTTAGGACTGCTTCGAACACATACTGGTCGCATACTGCCCATGTGAATTCCTTTTATGCATGGCGTATCAACTTTAAGAATGGATTTTCCAGCAAAGATGGTAAGAATAGTAACAACAACGTCATGTGTGTCCGCGGAACTGCTTACCCCGATGCAGAATTTGTTAGAGACAGCGCAACACAGATTGTTGTAGACAAACGTACTGGGCTTATGTGGCAGGATGATGAGTTAGGAGTCAAAAGCTGGGGAGATGCCATTAATTATTGCTTTGACAAGAGGCTTGGAGGCTACAGAGACTGGAGACTCCCAAATATACGTGAGCAGCTTTCCATCGTCGATAGAGGCAGATCTTACCCCGCAATATATCCGGTATTTGTTCATGTGGGGTCAGGCTTGAATTACCACTGGTCATCTACCAGAGTAACAAATGATGATTTTTTGTGGATAGTCAAATTTAGCGAGGGGAACTCTTATGGAGACCGAATGCCCAGCTATAACTACGTTAGGTGTGTTCGTGTCGGACAGTGA
- a CDS encoding 50S ribosomal protein L11 methyltransferase, with translation MERRIHEIPLKNGRTARIYQGAFGSGEHETTKACIAHLERMELSGKKMLDVGCGTGILGICASLLGAGSVVGYDVSFDACATAKLCNELNDIDNNHIVCGFETCIKGTFDIIFANIYYDILTAISDFIYGSLAENGLLVLSGVPVEEHYDIRRHYMKYGLEVLDLQIHEDYCTVLFSKGRLAH, from the coding sequence ATGGAAAGACGAATACATGAAATTCCGCTTAAAAACGGCCGCACCGCAAGGATTTATCAGGGTGCGTTCGGCAGCGGCGAACACGAGACCACAAAGGCCTGTATCGCACATCTGGAGCGGATGGAGCTTTCGGGCAAAAAGATGCTTGATGTCGGCTGCGGAACGGGCATTCTGGGCATCTGCGCATCCCTTCTGGGTGCGGGTTCTGTGGTCGGCTATGACGTTTCATTCGATGCCTGTGCAACGGCGAAACTCTGCAACGAGCTGAACGATATAGATAACAACCATATCGTATGCGGATTTGAAACCTGCATAAAAGGCACTTTCGATATCATCTTCGCCAATATATATTATGACATACTGACAGCCATCTCAGATTTCATATACGGCTCACTGGCCGAAAACGGTCTGCTGGTTCTCTCCGGCGTCCCCGTTGAGGAGCACTACGACATACGCAGACATTATATGAAGTATGGACTGGAAGTTCTTGACTTGCAGATACATGAAGATTATTGTACTGTTCTTTTCAGCAAAGGGCGATTAGCTCATTAG
- a CDS encoding aspartate-semialdehyde dehydrogenase, translating into MAELKKKAAYNVAIAGATGAVGETFLQILEERNFPIAELKLLASKRSVGKELTFKGKTYKVEELTHDCFEGVDIALFSAGGGRSLEYAPSAVKAGAVVIDNSSAYRMDKDVPLVVPEVNPEDAFKHKGIIANPNCTTIIMLVALKPLYDYSKVKSVVVSSYQSTSGAGAQAMEELMNQTKAWAKGEDITVEKFAHQILFNVIPHVDSFTDNGYTKEEMKMFNETRKMLHDDEILVSATCVRVPTLSAHSESVTIETVDPISPEKARELFAKAPGLQLLDDPSNNKYPMPLFVAGGDDCFVGRIRTDISRPNSLAFWVVGDQLRKGAATNAVQIAELLIK; encoded by the coding sequence GTGGCAGAATTAAAGAAGAAAGCAGCCTATAACGTGGCAATTGCCGGCGCAACAGGCGCAGTCGGCGAAACATTTTTGCAGATACTTGAAGAGAGGAACTTCCCCATCGCAGAGCTGAAGCTTCTGGCTTCCAAACGCTCAGTGGGCAAGGAACTGACGTTCAAGGGCAAAACATATAAAGTTGAAGAGCTCACGCACGACTGTTTCGAGGGTGTGGACATCGCACTTTTCAGCGCAGGCGGCGGCAGAAGCCTTGAATACGCTCCCAGTGCGGTTAAAGCCGGAGCGGTTGTAATCGACAACTCCTCAGCCTACCGTATGGACAAGGACGTACCCCTTGTTGTGCCGGAGGTAAACCCCGAAGATGCATTCAAACACAAAGGCATCATCGCAAACCCCAACTGCACAACCATAATCATGCTTGTGGCTCTCAAACCCCTGTATGACTACTCAAAAGTGAAGAGCGTTGTTGTTTCGTCCTATCAGTCAACATCAGGCGCTGGCGCACAGGCCATGGAAGAGCTTATGAACCAGACAAAGGCCTGGGCGAAAGGCGAGGACATCACTGTTGAGAAATTTGCTCATCAGATACTCTTCAACGTTATCCCCCATGTGGATTCGTTCACTGACAACGGATACACCAAAGAAGAGATGAAGATGTTCAACGAAACAAGAAAGATGCTCCATGACGACGAGATACTGGTTAGCGCAACGTGTGTGCGTGTTCCCACTCTGTCTGCCCACTCCGAGTCGGTCACCATTGAAACCGTAGACCCCATCAGCCCCGAAAAAGCCAGAGAGCTTTTTGCGAAGGCTCCCGGTCTTCAGCTTCTTGACGACCCCTCAAACAATAAATATCCCATGCCCCTGTTCGTTGCCGGCGGCGACGACTGCTTCGTGGGACGTATCAGAACAGACATTTCCAGACCCAACAGCCTTGCTTTTTGGGTTGTGGGCGACCAGCTTCGTAAAGGAGCCGCCACAAACGCTGTACAAATAGCAGAATTGCTGATAAAATAA
- a CDS encoding HU family DNA-binding protein, whose product MNKKELIEKIAELSGLKKSDAEKALKAFEEATVEALKANDKVTLVGFGTFSVSERKERKGRNPQSGKEMTIPSKKVPKFTAGKLFKDSIG is encoded by the coding sequence GTGAACAAGAAAGAGCTTATTGAGAAGATCGCAGAGCTGTCAGGTCTTAAAAAATCCGACGCTGAGAAAGCACTGAAAGCTTTCGAAGAAGCTACAGTAGAAGCACTGAAAGCTAACGACAAGGTTACACTTGTTGGTTTCGGAACTTTCTCTGTATCTGAAAGAAAAGAGCGTAAAGGCAGGAACCCCCAGAGCGGAAAAGAAATGACTATTCCCTCTAAAAAAGTTCCCAAATTTACTGCCGGCAAGCTTTTCAAAGATTCCATCGGCTAA
- a CDS encoding AAA family ATPase, which produces MSRDFFGFKVEPFSVHPDNRYFFSSISHDRAITLLEYGINSRKGFMLLTGLKGTGKTMTCSILREGLSGVNTVVVSSGIKEPGKLLEDICSGFGLDRASSCSQSAFGCLMDFFVGEYKDGRNNLIIIDDAEGISDESLELLNSFLDIEIEQCKLVQVILCGSPALHDRLKNVSSRLGPKFTFTVELAALSLKDTADYVEHRLKKALGDEFPLFRKSSYVEIYHYTKGIPSEINRVAQKAIEIANDSKASRVNAAHVKQAAAMLYGVSRRRTVNVMPVAAVFLLMTALVVYLLMRDGRKDEVAIVEPPAVTQEQAPVVEEPAAPAEEAVQPPVAEAPAVEPEPEPVKPEPVKEEPPAAVVPAHPEFGCVTAGSGLKIRKTPSRNAASIGNAPYRSKVVLISHTDDGEWWQVRFKGVEGYMFAEFVKPTESGECR; this is translated from the coding sequence ATGAGCAGAGACTTTTTCGGGTTTAAAGTTGAGCCTTTCAGTGTTCACCCCGACAACAGGTATTTTTTTTCATCCATTTCCCATGACAGAGCTATAACCCTGCTGGAATACGGCATCAACAGCCGCAAAGGCTTTATGCTTCTCACAGGGCTTAAGGGCACCGGAAAGACCATGACCTGCAGCATCCTCAGAGAGGGGCTTTCAGGTGTCAATACCGTTGTGGTTTCGTCCGGAATAAAAGAGCCGGGAAAACTTCTTGAGGACATCTGCTCCGGTTTCGGACTGGACAGAGCTTCGTCATGCTCTCAGTCTGCTTTCGGCTGCCTTATGGATTTCTTTGTGGGCGAATATAAGGACGGAAGAAACAACCTTATAATAATAGACGATGCCGAGGGCATATCAGACGAGAGTCTTGAGCTGCTCAACAGCTTTCTGGATATCGAGATTGAACAGTGCAAGCTGGTTCAGGTCATTCTCTGCGGTTCCCCTGCACTCCACGACAGGCTGAAGAACGTCAGCAGCCGTCTTGGTCCCAAATTCACATTCACAGTTGAGCTGGCCGCACTCTCCCTGAAGGATACTGCGGACTACGTTGAGCACAGGCTTAAGAAAGCCCTCGGAGATGAGTTTCCGCTCTTCAGAAAAAGCTCCTACGTCGAAATATATCACTACACCAAGGGCATCCCCTCGGAAATAAACCGCGTCGCTCAGAAGGCAATTGAGATAGCCAACGACAGCAAAGCCTCCAGAGTGAACGCCGCACATGTTAAACAGGCCGCCGCCATGCTTTACGGTGTCAGCAGACGCAGAACGGTCAATGTTATGCCTGTTGCCGCAGTATTCCTGCTGATGACGGCTCTGGTGGTCTATCTGCTGATGAGAGACGGCAGAAAAGACGAGGTGGCCATCGTTGAGCCGCCTGCTGTCACTCAGGAACAGGCTCCTGTTGTTGAAGAGCCAGCCGCACCTGCGGAAGAGGCTGTTCAGCCACCTGTTGCGGAAGCTCCTGCTGTTGAACCCGAACCGGAACCCGTTAAGCCCGAACCTGTAAAAGAGGAACCGCCCGCCGCTGTAGTGCCTGCACATCCTGAGTTTGGCTGTGTCACTGCCGGAAGCGGTCTTAAAATACGCAAAACACCCTCCAGAAACGCCGCCAGCATAGGAAATGCGCCTTACAGATCGAAAGTTGTCCTTATAAGCCATACGGATGACGGCGAATGGTGGCAGGTGCGCTTTAAAGGTGTCGAGGGCTACATGTTTGCGGAGTTTGTCAAACCCACTGAATCCGGGGAGTGCCGCTGA
- a CDS encoding SH3 domain-containing protein: MPLIRTKPFILLIIFALLMSGCGTKAKFRSYDRQLDDIRSDVRNIRLITDQMRNELVTLKTSVDVVGENIDRQSKDIEVAKKNQQLLVETLDVMKETVLKLETATIPDKKEEIAKAVKEADSTQINVVTKKENGVTKIQPLVKPVPEPDKGGRKYTTGVNIDTTKTGFGYVVKDGVILWKAPTKNSDVQEVLIAWQQVTILGAVKNEGDNWLRIKTQDYTGFVDSKFVISSE; this comes from the coding sequence GTGCCGCTGATCAGAACAAAACCCTTCATTCTGCTTATTATCTTTGCTCTGCTGATGTCAGGATGCGGAACAAAGGCTAAGTTCAGAAGCTATGACCGACAGCTGGATGATATCCGTTCCGACGTACGCAATATCCGTCTGATAACGGATCAGATGCGCAACGAGCTTGTGACCCTGAAGACGTCCGTTGACGTTGTCGGCGAAAATATCGACAGGCAGTCGAAGGACATTGAGGTTGCCAAGAAGAACCAGCAGCTTCTGGTGGAAACCCTTGATGTTATGAAAGAGACTGTGCTCAAGCTTGAAACGGCCACTATCCCCGACAAAAAGGAAGAGATCGCCAAGGCTGTTAAAGAGGCCGACAGCACCCAGATAAACGTTGTGACGAAGAAAGAGAACGGTGTGACGAAGATTCAGCCTCTGGTGAAGCCCGTTCCTGAACCCGATAAGGGCGGACGGAAGTACACCACAGGGGTGAACATAGACACCACAAAGACCGGATTCGGCTATGTGGTGAAAGACGGTGTTATCCTCTGGAAAGCTCCTACGAAAAACTCCGACGTTCAGGAAGTTCTGATAGCCTGGCAGCAGGTGACCATCCTCGGCGCAGTCAAGAACGAGGGCGACAACTGGCTCCGTATCAAAACTCAGGACTACACCGGATTTGTTGACTCAAAATTTGTAATATCCTCGGAATGA